A stretch of the Etheostoma spectabile isolate EspeVRDwgs_2016 unplaced genomic scaffold, UIUC_Espe_1.0 scaffold00569481, whole genome shotgun sequence genome encodes the following:
- the LOC116685040 gene encoding piggyBac transposable element-derived protein 4-like — protein sequence RCAFRQYMPSKPARYGLKSWVACDAGSSYAWHMQLYTGKSGSATPERNLGARVMLDLTEGLRGPRNPELPGALLATKGRAVFSSKFAFTPVATLVSYVPKRHRNVVLLST from the exons GTCGCTGCGCCTTCCGCCAGTACATGCCCAGCAAGCCCGCCCGGTACGGACTCAAGTCGTGGGTGGCCTGCGACGCCGGCTCCAGCTACGCGTGGCACATGCAGCTCTACACAGGCAAGTCCGGGAGCGCCACGCCCGAGAGGAATCTGGGCGCCCGTGTGATGCTTGACCTGACCGAGGGCTTGAGGGGCCCAcgtaac cccgagctgccgggggcgttgctcgccaccaagggccgtgcggtcttctcgtccaagtttgccttcacgcccgtcgccactctggtgtcctacgtgcccaagaggcacaggaacgtggtgctgctgagcac